In a genomic window of Gemmatimonas sp.:
- a CDS encoding zf-TFIIB domain-containing protein has product MRCPIDGHEMVRRDIDRRPAASCRHCHGLWISGPAIAETQLPVDHVPIESRRAGPMRPDARPCHCPQCNAVMRSERLSGLSIERCVACASVWLDAGEFDAVRMALLPNRPAPPNTRAPLRADWSAFDALTEATIALLPMFFDG; this is encoded by the coding sequence ATGCGTTGTCCCATAGATGGACATGAGATGGTTCGGCGCGACATCGACCGACGACCGGCGGCTTCGTGCCGCCATTGTCACGGACTCTGGATCTCCGGACCGGCGATCGCCGAGACGCAGCTCCCGGTCGACCACGTACCAATTGAGTCGCGACGAGCGGGTCCGATGCGCCCAGATGCGCGACCGTGCCACTGTCCGCAATGCAACGCCGTCATGCGAAGCGAGCGGCTCTCGGGCCTGAGCATCGAGCGCTGCGTAGCGTGTGCATCCGTGTGGCTCGACGCCGGCGAGTTTGACGCCGTACGCATGGCGTTGCTCCCGAACAGGCCGGCGCCGCCAAACACCCGTGCGCCGCTGCGCGCTGACTGGTCGGCGTTCGATGCACTCACTGAGGCGACGATTGCCTTGCTCCCGATGTTCTTCGACGGCTGA